One window of the Amycolatopsis mediterranei genome contains the following:
- the gnd gene encoding phosphogluconate dehydrogenase (NAD(+)-dependent, decarboxylating), with protein sequence MVQLGLIGLGKMGFNMRERLRAAGHEVVGYDRNPDVTDTTSLEDLVSKLEGPRIVWIMVPAGDPTRQTVTELSNLLAEGDMVIDGGNSKYTDDKLNADLLAAKNIGYVDCGVSGGVWGKDNGYGLMVGGTAADVEKAMPIFDALRPEGPREEGFSHAGDVGAGHYAKMIHNGIEYGMMQAFAEGFELLEAAKVVKDVPAVIKGWQRGTVVRSWLLDLLVRALDEDPELDDLEGYVEDSGEGRWTLEEAINNAVPAPVISAALFARFASRQEHSAAMRAVAALRNQFGGHAVKKVGG encoded by the coding sequence ATGGTGCAGCTCGGTCTGATCGGCCTGGGCAAGATGGGCTTCAACATGCGTGAGCGGCTGCGCGCGGCCGGTCACGAGGTCGTCGGCTACGACCGCAACCCGGACGTCACCGACACGACGTCGCTCGAAGACCTGGTGTCCAAACTGGAGGGTCCGCGGATCGTCTGGATCATGGTCCCGGCCGGCGACCCGACGCGCCAGACCGTCACCGAGCTGAGCAACCTGCTCGCCGAGGGCGACATGGTGATCGACGGCGGCAACTCGAAGTACACCGACGACAAGCTGAACGCCGATCTGCTGGCGGCGAAGAACATCGGCTACGTCGACTGCGGTGTCTCCGGTGGCGTGTGGGGCAAGGACAACGGCTACGGCCTGATGGTCGGCGGCACCGCGGCCGACGTCGAGAAGGCCATGCCGATCTTCGACGCGCTGCGCCCGGAAGGCCCGCGTGAAGAAGGCTTCTCGCACGCCGGCGACGTCGGCGCGGGGCACTACGCGAAGATGATCCACAACGGCATCGAGTACGGCATGATGCAGGCCTTCGCCGAGGGCTTCGAACTCCTCGAGGCCGCGAAGGTCGTCAAGGACGTGCCCGCGGTGATCAAGGGCTGGCAGCGCGGCACGGTCGTCCGGTCCTGGCTGCTCGACCTGCTCGTGCGCGCGCTCGACGAGGACCCGGAGCTGGACGACCTCGAGGGCTACGTCGAGGACTCGGGCGAAGGCCGCTGGACGCTGGAAGAGGCGATCAACAACGCGGTGCCGGCGCCGGTCATCTCGGCCGCGCTGTTCGCGCGGTTCGCCTCGCGGCAGGAGCACTCGGCCGCGATGCGCGCGGTCGCCGCATTGCGCAACCAGTTCGGCGGGCACGCCGTGAAGAAGGTCGGCGGATAA
- the recF gene encoding DNA replication/repair protein RecF (All proteins in this family for which functions are known are DNA-binding proteins that assist the filamentation of RecA onto DNA for the initiation of recombination or recombinational repair.), producing MYLRHLQVTDFRSWPQADLALEPGPTVLVGQNGRGKTNLLEAIGYVATLGSHRVATDAPLIRHGCERALVRVAVVNDDRELTVELEITAGRANRARVNRGAVGRPRDVLGILRTVLFSPEDLALVRGDPGERRRFLDELLVLRAPRYAGVRADYEKVLKQRNALLKTAGKRRTGREDPYALSTLEVWDDHLAEAGAELLAARLNLVADLAPHAASAYMGVAPDSRPAKITYRSSLGAAMPETYGVPDGERAQPEVLKDVLLKALGEARKAELERGISLVGPHRDELELILGEAPAKGYASHGESWSFALALRLGSYELLRAEAGEPVLLLDDVFAELDRKRRARLAEVAASAEQVLVTAAVDEDVPGELAGTRFVVADGEITRG from the coding sequence GTGTATCTGCGTCACCTGCAGGTCACCGACTTCCGCTCCTGGCCGCAGGCCGATCTCGCGCTCGAACCGGGGCCGACCGTGCTGGTCGGCCAGAACGGCCGCGGCAAGACCAACTTGCTGGAGGCGATCGGGTACGTCGCGACGCTGGGCTCGCACCGCGTCGCGACGGACGCGCCGCTGATCCGGCACGGCTGCGAGCGCGCGTTGGTGCGGGTCGCGGTGGTCAACGACGACCGCGAGCTGACCGTCGAGCTCGAGATCACCGCCGGCCGGGCGAACCGCGCGCGGGTCAACCGCGGTGCGGTCGGCCGGCCGCGGGACGTGCTCGGGATCCTGCGCACGGTGCTGTTCTCCCCGGAGGACCTCGCACTCGTGCGGGGTGACCCGGGTGAGCGACGCCGGTTCCTCGACGAGCTCCTCGTGCTGCGCGCGCCGCGGTACGCCGGCGTCCGGGCGGACTACGAGAAGGTGCTGAAGCAGCGGAACGCCCTGCTCAAGACGGCCGGGAAACGACGTACGGGCCGCGAAGACCCGTACGCGCTGTCGACGCTCGAGGTCTGGGACGACCACCTGGCGGAGGCGGGCGCGGAGCTGCTGGCCGCGCGCCTGAACCTCGTCGCCGATCTCGCGCCGCACGCGGCTTCGGCTTACATGGGCGTCGCGCCCGACTCGCGTCCGGCGAAGATCACCTACCGGTCGTCGCTGGGTGCCGCCATGCCGGAAACGTACGGCGTACCGGACGGCGAACGGGCGCAACCCGAGGTCCTGAAGGACGTCTTACTCAAGGCGTTGGGTGAAGCCCGCAAGGCGGAGCTCGAGCGCGGCATCAGCCTGGTCGGCCCGCACCGGGACGAGCTGGAACTGATCCTGGGCGAGGCGCCGGCGAAGGGCTACGCGAGCCACGGCGAGTCGTGGTCGTTCGCGTTGGCGCTGCGGCTCGGCAGCTACGAGCTGCTGCGCGCGGAGGCGGGCGAGCCGGTGCTGCTGCTCGACGACGTGTTCGCAGAGCTGGACCGCAAGCGCCGGGCCCGGCTGGCCGAGGTGGCCGCGAGCGCCGAACAGGTGCTGGTGACCGCCGCGGTCGACGAAGACGTGCCCGGGGAGCTGGCCGGCACCCGGTTCGTGGTGGCGGATGGTGAGATCACGCGTGGCTGA
- a CDS encoding DciA family protein produces MTGRDLAHAALEAAKAKAKERGTSPGRRRPATGGGQSPRRRRWSGPGADARDPQPLGRLVSRLMSDRGWNESVTSARVFAQWARLVGEDVAEHAQPIALKDGELTVRASSTAWATQLRLLQGKLLHKIAAGVGNGVVKRMRIQGPTAPSWRKGPRHVPGRGPRDTYG; encoded by the coding sequence ATGACGGGACGCGACCTCGCGCACGCCGCGCTGGAGGCCGCGAAGGCCAAGGCCAAGGAGCGCGGCACCTCACCCGGCCGGCGCCGCCCCGCGACCGGCGGTGGGCAGAGCCCCCGGCGTCGCCGCTGGTCGGGGCCCGGTGCGGACGCGCGCGACCCGCAACCGCTCGGCCGGCTCGTCTCCCGGCTGATGAGCGACCGCGGCTGGAACGAGAGCGTCACCAGCGCCCGCGTCTTCGCGCAGTGGGCGCGGCTGGTCGGCGAAGACGTCGCCGAGCACGCGCAGCCGATCGCCCTGAAGGACGGCGAGCTCACCGTCCGCGCCAGCTCGACGGCGTGGGCCACCCAGCTGCGGTTGCTGCAGGGAAAGCTGCTGCACAAGATCGCGGCGGGGGTCGGCAACGGCGTCGTCAAGCGGATGCGGATCCAGGGCCCGACCGCCCCGAGCTGGCGGAAAGGGCCCCGGCACGTGCCGGGCCGCGGCCCCCGTGACACGTACGGCTGA
- the gyrB gene encoding DNA topoisomerase (ATP-hydrolyzing) subunit B has protein sequence MTENKHEYNASSITVLEGLEAVRKRPGMYIGSTGERGLHHLVQEVVDNSVDEAMAGHATKVEVTLLADGGVRVVDDGRGIPVDMHPKEQKPTLEVVLTVLHAGGKFDSDSYAVSGGLHGVGVSVVNALSKKLLAEVKYGGRSWRQEYTDQIPGPLEDLGPASETGTTITFWADGDIFETTTYNFETISRRLQEMAFLNKGLTLSLRDERVADEEAEADAEGKVARVKEKTYCYPGGLEDFVKHINGSKDPIHSSVISFEAKGTGLEVEVAMQWNNGFTPSVYTFANTINTHEGGTHEEGFRAALTRVVNTYARDKKLLKEKDTNLTGDDVREGLAAIVSIKLSEPQFEGQTKTKLGNSEAKTFVQQTSNEWLADWFERNPTEAKTIINKSISSAQARMAARKARDLVRRKGALDIGGLPGKLKDCRSTKPEECELYIVEGDSAGGSAKEGRDSMYQAILPIRGKIINVEKARIDRVLKNTEVQSLITALGTGIHDEFDLEKLRYHKIVLMADADVDGQHITTLLLTLLFRFMTPLIEHGHVFLSRPPLYKIKWPRAEPEYAYSDRERDAVIQAGVEAGKRLPKDDAIQRYKGLGEMNAEELWETTMDPANRLLGQVTLDDAAQADELFSVLMGEDVEARRSFITRNAKDVRFLDV, from the coding sequence GTGACCGAGAACAAGCACGAGTACAACGCGTCGTCGATCACGGTGCTCGAAGGCCTCGAAGCGGTCCGCAAGCGCCCCGGCATGTACATCGGTTCCACCGGTGAACGCGGCCTGCACCACCTCGTCCAGGAGGTCGTCGACAACTCCGTCGACGAGGCGATGGCCGGGCACGCCACCAAGGTCGAGGTTACCCTCCTCGCCGACGGCGGCGTCCGCGTCGTCGACGACGGCCGCGGTATCCCGGTCGACATGCACCCCAAGGAGCAGAAGCCGACCCTCGAGGTCGTGCTCACCGTCCTCCACGCGGGCGGCAAGTTCGACAGCGACTCCTACGCGGTGTCCGGCGGCCTGCACGGCGTCGGTGTCTCGGTGGTGAACGCGCTGTCGAAGAAGCTGCTCGCCGAGGTCAAGTACGGCGGCCGCAGCTGGCGCCAGGAGTACACCGACCAGATCCCCGGCCCGCTCGAGGACCTCGGCCCGGCGAGCGAGACCGGCACCACGATCACCTTCTGGGCCGACGGCGACATCTTCGAGACCACGACGTACAACTTCGAGACCATCTCGCGCCGGCTCCAGGAGATGGCGTTCCTCAACAAGGGACTGACGCTGTCCCTGCGCGACGAGCGCGTCGCCGACGAGGAGGCGGAGGCGGACGCCGAGGGCAAGGTCGCGCGGGTCAAGGAGAAGACCTACTGCTACCCGGGTGGCCTCGAGGACTTCGTCAAGCACATCAACGGCAGCAAGGACCCGATCCACTCCAGCGTGATCTCCTTCGAAGCGAAGGGCACCGGCCTCGAGGTCGAGGTCGCGATGCAGTGGAACAACGGCTTCACGCCGTCGGTCTACACGTTCGCCAACACGATCAACACCCACGAGGGCGGCACCCACGAAGAGGGCTTCCGCGCCGCGCTGACCCGCGTCGTCAACACCTACGCGCGCGACAAGAAGCTGCTCAAGGAGAAGGACACCAACCTGACCGGTGACGACGTGCGCGAGGGCCTCGCCGCGATCGTCTCGATCAAGCTGTCCGAGCCGCAGTTCGAGGGCCAGACCAAGACCAAGCTGGGCAACAGCGAGGCCAAGACGTTCGTGCAGCAGACGTCGAACGAGTGGCTGGCCGACTGGTTCGAGCGCAACCCCACCGAGGCGAAGACGATCATCAACAAGTCGATCTCCTCGGCGCAGGCCCGGATGGCCGCGCGCAAGGCGCGTGACCTGGTCCGCCGCAAGGGCGCGCTCGACATCGGCGGCCTGCCCGGCAAGCTGAAGGACTGCCGCTCCACCAAGCCGGAGGAGTGCGAGCTCTACATCGTCGAGGGTGACTCGGCCGGCGGCTCCGCCAAGGAGGGCCGCGACTCGATGTACCAGGCGATCCTGCCGATCCGCGGCAAGATCATCAACGTCGAGAAGGCCCGCATCGACCGCGTCCTCAAGAACACCGAGGTCCAGTCGCTGATCACCGCGCTCGGCACCGGCATCCACGACGAATTCGACCTCGAGAAGCTGCGCTACCACAAGATCGTGCTGATGGCCGACGCCGACGTCGACGGCCAGCACATCACCACGCTGCTGCTCACCCTGCTGTTCCGGTTCATGACGCCGCTGATCGAGCACGGCCACGTCTTCCTCTCGCGGCCGCCGCTGTACAAGATCAAGTGGCCGCGGGCCGAGCCGGAGTACGCGTACTCCGACCGCGAGCGCGACGCCGTCATCCAGGCGGGCGTCGAGGCCGGCAAGCGGCTGCCGAAGGACGACGCGATCCAGCGCTACAAGGGTCTCGGCGAGATGAACGCCGAAGAGCTGTGGGAGACCACGATGGACCCGGCCAACCGGCTGCTGGGCCAGGTCACCCTCGACGACGCCGCCCAGGCCGACGAGCTGTTCTCGGTCCTGATGGGCGAGGACGTCGAGGCCCGCCGCTCGTTCATCACGCGCAACGCCAAGGACGTGCGCTTCTTGGACGTGTAG
- the gyrA gene encoding DNA gyrase subunit A encodes MTETLPPAPDHDRIEPVDIQQEMQRSYIDYAMSVIVSRALPDVRDGLKPVHRRVLYSMFDSGFRPDRGYNKCSRVVGDVMGNYHPHGDSAIYDALVRLAQPWSMRYPLIDGQGNFGSPGNDPAAAMRYTESRLAPLAMQMLADIEEDTVDFSDNYDGRTQEPDVLPSRFPNLLVNGGSGIAVGMATNIPPHNLREVSEGVVWALENPEATDDELLAALLVRIKGPDFPTKAMILGTSGIEDAYRTGRGSVRMRAVVEVEEDAKGRTILVVSELPYQVNPDNLVENIANLVRDGKLTGISDIADESNSRSGMRIVVTIKRDAVAKVVLNNLFKHTQLQQNFGVNMLALVDGVPRTLRLDQIIRHYVKHQMDVIVRRTRYRLRKKEERAHILRGLVKALDALDEVIALIRRSPSADEARPALMTLLDIDEIQAVAILDMQLRRLAALERQRIIDELAEIEIEIADLKDILEKPERQRAIIRDELMAIVDKYGDDRRTKIIGFSGDVTDEELIAVEDVVVTITRTGYAKRTKTDLYRSQKRGGKGVQGATLKQDDIVQHFFVCSTHDWILFFTNKGRVYRTKAYELPEANRNARGQHVANLMAFQPDEQIAQVIQIKNYEVAPYLVLATKRGLVKKTKLTDFDSNRSGGLIAINLREGDELVGAVLAAAEDDLLLVSAEGQSIRFHATDEALRPMGRPTSGVMGMRFNDGDELLGISVVKEGKFLLVATDGGYSKRTAIEDYPVQGRGGKGVLTIQHDRKRGRLVGALIVDAEDELYAITSSGGVIRTPAGDVRKAGRQTKGVRLMNLGEGTTLLAVARNADEPSDVANGEAPEAPEAGEETTAPSEQ; translated from the coding sequence ATGACGGAAACTCTGCCGCCGGCTCCGGACCACGACCGGATCGAACCGGTCGACATCCAGCAGGAGATGCAGCGCTCCTACATCGACTACGCGATGAGCGTCATCGTGTCGCGCGCGCTGCCGGACGTCCGGGACGGGCTCAAGCCGGTGCACCGGCGGGTCCTGTACTCGATGTTCGACTCCGGCTTCCGGCCGGACCGCGGGTACAACAAGTGCTCGCGCGTCGTCGGCGACGTCATGGGCAACTACCACCCGCACGGCGACTCGGCGATCTACGACGCGCTGGTGCGGCTCGCCCAGCCGTGGTCGATGCGCTACCCGCTGATCGACGGCCAGGGCAACTTCGGCTCGCCGGGCAACGACCCCGCGGCCGCCATGCGGTACACCGAGTCCCGGCTCGCGCCGCTGGCCATGCAGATGCTGGCCGACATCGAAGAAGACACCGTCGACTTCTCCGACAACTACGACGGCCGCACGCAGGAGCCCGACGTCCTGCCGTCGCGGTTCCCGAACCTGCTGGTCAACGGCGGTTCCGGGATCGCGGTCGGGATGGCGACGAACATCCCGCCGCACAACCTGCGCGAGGTCTCCGAGGGCGTCGTCTGGGCGTTGGAGAACCCGGAAGCGACCGACGACGAGCTGCTCGCGGCGCTGCTGGTCCGGATCAAGGGCCCGGACTTCCCGACCAAGGCGATGATCCTCGGCACGTCCGGCATCGAGGACGCCTACCGCACCGGCCGCGGCTCGGTCCGGATGCGCGCGGTCGTCGAGGTCGAGGAGGACGCGAAGGGCCGCACGATCCTGGTCGTGTCCGAGCTGCCGTACCAGGTCAACCCGGACAACCTGGTCGAGAACATCGCGAACCTGGTCCGCGACGGCAAGCTCACCGGCATCTCCGACATCGCCGACGAGTCCAACAGCCGCTCCGGCATGCGGATCGTCGTCACGATCAAGCGGGACGCGGTCGCGAAGGTCGTGCTGAACAACCTGTTCAAGCACACCCAGCTGCAGCAGAACTTCGGCGTCAACATGCTGGCGCTGGTCGACGGCGTGCCGCGCACGCTGCGGCTCGACCAGATCATCCGCCACTACGTGAAGCACCAGATGGACGTCATCGTCCGGCGGACCCGCTACCGGCTGCGGAAGAAGGAAGAGCGCGCCCACATCCTGCGTGGCCTGGTCAAGGCGCTCGACGCGCTCGACGAGGTCATCGCGCTGATCCGGCGGTCGCCGTCCGCGGACGAAGCCCGGCCGGCCCTGATGACGCTGCTCGACATCGACGAGATCCAGGCCGTCGCGATCCTCGACATGCAGCTGCGCCGGCTCGCCGCGCTGGAGCGTCAGCGGATCATCGACGAGCTGGCCGAGATCGAGATCGAGATCGCCGACCTCAAGGACATCCTCGAGAAGCCCGAGCGGCAGCGCGCGATCATCCGCGACGAGCTGATGGCGATCGTCGACAAGTACGGCGACGACCGGCGGACGAAGATCATCGGCTTCAGCGGCGACGTCACCGACGAGGAACTCATCGCCGTCGAGGACGTCGTCGTCACCATCACCCGCACGGGGTACGCCAAGCGGACGAAAACGGATCTGTACCGCTCGCAGAAGCGCGGCGGCAAGGGCGTGCAGGGCGCGACGCTGAAGCAGGACGACATCGTCCAGCACTTCTTCGTCTGCTCGACGCACGACTGGATCCTGTTCTTCACCAACAAGGGCCGCGTCTACCGGACCAAGGCGTACGAGCTGCCCGAGGCGAACCGCAACGCGCGCGGCCAGCACGTGGCGAACCTCATGGCGTTCCAGCCGGACGAGCAGATCGCCCAGGTCATCCAGATCAAGAACTACGAGGTCGCGCCGTACCTGGTGCTCGCCACCAAGCGCGGCCTGGTGAAGAAGACCAAGCTCACCGACTTCGACTCCAACCGCTCCGGCGGCCTCATCGCCATCAACCTGCGCGAAGGCGACGAGCTGGTCGGCGCGGTGCTCGCGGCGGCCGAGGACGACCTGCTGCTGGTGTCGGCCGAGGGCCAGTCCATCCGCTTCCACGCGACGGACGAGGCGCTGCGGCCGATGGGCCGCCCGACGTCCGGCGTGATGGGCATGCGGTTCAACGACGGCGACGAGCTGCTCGGCATCAGCGTGGTCAAGGAGGGCAAGTTCCTTTTGGTCGCGACCGACGGCGGGTACTCGAAGCGCACGGCGATCGAGGACTACCCGGTCCAGGGCCGCGGCGGCAAGGGCGTGCTCACCATTCAGCACGACCGCAAACGTGGCAGGCTGGTGGGAGCGCTCATCGTCGACGCCGAGGACGAGCTGTACGCGATCACCTCGAGCGGCGGCGTGATCCGCACACCGGCGGGCGACGTACGCAAAGCGGGACGACAGACGAAGGGGGTCCGGCTGATGAATCTCGGCGAAGGAACCACTCTTCTCGCGGTCGCACGCAACGCGGACGAGCCCTCGGACGTCGCAAATGGTGAAGCTCCCGAAGCGCCCGAAGCGGGTGAAGAGACGACGGCGCCGTCGGAGCAGTAA
- a CDS encoding DUF3566 domain-containing protein → MTPTENPEAAGSNGTPASPPWQRVDKEGDAEATVKLATDEAQPPAAATQPVTPERSVVTGSAAPRLFGGGSGDTPPVGGEVPPASTQRARPSALRRPGRGPRRASLQVKRFDPWSVLKLSLVLGVAMFFVWLVAVGVLYTVLDGMGVWDKLNGTYSSLVGGEGANASAEPLISAGRVFGIAAILGAINIVLVSALATVSAFIYNVSADLAGGLEVTLSERE, encoded by the coding sequence GTGACACCGACCGAGAATCCCGAGGCAGCGGGTTCGAACGGAACGCCGGCGAGCCCACCCTGGCAGCGGGTCGACAAGGAAGGCGACGCCGAAGCGACGGTCAAGCTGGCCACCGACGAGGCACAGCCCCCGGCCGCGGCAACGCAGCCCGTCACCCCCGAGCGTTCGGTGGTGACGGGCAGCGCAGCCCCCCGCCTCTTCGGCGGCGGCTCAGGTGACACCCCGCCGGTCGGCGGCGAGGTCCCCCCGGCATCGACGCAGCGAGCCCGCCCAAGCGCGTTGCGCCGTCCGGGCCGCGGCCCGCGCCGGGCATCGCTGCAGGTCAAGCGGTTCGACCCGTGGTCGGTGCTGAAGCTGTCCCTGGTGCTGGGCGTAGCGATGTTCTTCGTCTGGCTGGTGGCGGTCGGAGTCCTGTACACGGTCCTCGACGGCATGGGCGTCTGGGACAAGCTGAACGGCACGTATTCATCACTGGTCGGCGGCGAGGGCGCGAACGCCTCGGCCGAACCCCTGATCAGCGCGGGCCGCGTGTTCGGCATCGCGGCCATCCTGGGCGCGATCAACATCGTCCTGGTCTCAGCCCTGGCCACGGTGAGCGCGTTCATCTACAACGTCTCAGCCGACCTCGCGGGCGGCCTCGAGGTAACCCTGTCCGAACGCGAGTGA